The Salvelinus namaycush isolate Seneca chromosome 13, SaNama_1.0, whole genome shotgun sequence genome includes a region encoding these proteins:
- the c13h2orf76 gene encoding UPF0538 protein C2orf76 homolog translates to MSSEAVLTVRLVRSFEHRNFKPVVFSGVNLDQPVQEFIQFVKNEVSMRAGLPPPFKNFGYDTMKIIHQAHGAKTNELVMSLEDDDKLILQDGLTLRAAGIANETELAFFRKEDYKLFKANPQPAWW, encoded by the exons ATGTCCAGCGAGGCAGTCCTAACTGTACGGTTGGTAAGGTCTTTTGAGCACCGAAATTTCAAGCCAGTTGTATTTAGTGGCGTGAATTTAGATCAACCGGTCCAGGAATTTATCCAGTTTGTGAAAAATG AAGTTAGCATGAGAGCCGGTCTACCACCCCCCTTCAAGAATTTTGGCTATG ACACAATGAAGATCATCCACCAGGCACATGGAGCAAAG ACAAATGAGTTGGTGATGAGTTTGGAGGATGATGACAAGCTTATTCTGCAAGATGGACTAACCCTAAGAGCTGCGGGCATTG CAAATGAAACAGAATTGGCCTTCTTCAGGAAAGAGGATTATAAGCTCTTTAAAGCCAACCCCCAACCGGCCTGGTGGTAA